The segment GGGAGAATGGGTAGGTGAAGTAAAAAGAGGCGGTTCTGTTAACTTTTTTAATATTTATTTTAACCCTCACGGACATGGCACACACACCGAATGTGTAGGGCATATTTCAAAAGACAAGGAGTCTGTTAACGATAGTGTTAAAACGTTCTTTTTTCTATCCCAATTAATAAGTATAGAGCCAACAGAATTTGAAGGCGATAGTATTATTACAAAAGAGGCTATTGAAGAAAAACTTCATGAGGATTGTGAAGCAGTAATCATCAGAACGTTGCCAAATTCGACTACTAAACTTAATAAACAATATTCTAATTCTAACCCCCCATTTCTGCAAGAAGATGGCGCTAGATATTTAAGAGAAAAAGGTATAAAACATTTGCTCATTGATCTTCCGTCTGTTGACAAGGAAGAAGATGGCGGAGTTTTAGCAGCTCATCATGCGTTTTGGGACTTTCCAAAAAATACTCGATTTGATTGTAGTATTACAGAATTCATTTTCGTCCCGTCTGAAGTAAATGACGGTAAATACTTGCTTAACCTCAGCTTTGCTCCTTTTGATAATGATGCTAGTCCAAGCCGTCCAACTTTGTATTCAATAATATGATTGAAGAACTCAGAGAGCATTGCTTATCCAAACCATTTGCTAATAAAATTTTTCCATTTGACGAAAACACTTTAGTTTTCAAAGTTCACAATAAAATGTTCGCCCTATTTTCTTTAGAAAAAGACCCATTACGAATAAATCTCAAATGTGATCCCAAAAAAGCAATAGAATTAAGAGAAGAATTTTGGCAAGTAATTCCTGGTTATCACTCAAATAAAAAACATTGGAACACCCTAATAATTGAACAGCTTCCTTTTAGTCAAGTATGTGAATGGATTAACCACTCCTATGAATTAGTATGGGAAAAACTTCCGAAAAAATTGAAAGGTTAGTACAAAAAGCTATTGTAAGGAAATCGCTTAGCGTGAATCTCTTTAGCCATTTCGTAAAGTAAATCTCTAAATGCGTCAAAGTTGTCTTTCTGTAAAGCAGAAATAAATACACTCTCTCCTGATTTTGCCATCCAAGTTTTTTTCCATTCTTCAAGTGAAATGTTAGCTTTTGTAGAAGGCGTTAAATCATCATCATCCT is part of the Flavobacteriales bacterium genome and harbors:
- a CDS encoding MmcQ/YjbR family DNA-binding protein, which produces MIEELREHCLSKPFANKIFPFDENTLVFKVHNKMFALFSLEKDPLRINLKCDPKKAIELREEFWQVIPGYHSNKKHWNTLIIEQLPFSQVCEWINHSYELVWEKLPKKLKG
- a CDS encoding cyclase family protein, whose translation is MIAHITHRKKEFKVDLSKPIDISIPLKNGTHNPTAWYVPPVKMEAVKMGEWVGEVKRGGSVNFFNIYFNPHGHGTHTECVGHISKDKESVNDSVKTFFFLSQLISIEPTEFEGDSIITKEAIEEKLHEDCEAVIIRTLPNSTTKLNKQYSNSNPPFLQEDGARYLREKGIKHLLIDLPSVDKEEDGGVLAAHHAFWDFPKNTRFDCSITEFIFVPSEVNDGKYLLNLSFAPFDNDASPSRPTLYSII